A DNA window from bacterium contains the following coding sequences:
- a CDS encoding (2Fe-2S)-binding protein has product MKVNGVTYAPPSDPRRLLSDHLRHDLALTGTHVGCEHGVCGCCTVLLDGAPVRSCLLLAVQAEGHDVTTVEGLAAPSAPLHPVQQAFHECHGLQCGFCTPGFVMSVVGLLRQHPEPTPEQVEEGIAGNLCRCTGYASIRRAVRRAAELSQRPGARGARSG; this is encoded by the coding sequence GTGAAGGTCAACGGCGTCACGTACGCCCCGCCGTCGGATCCGCGCCGGCTGCTGTCGGATCACCTGCGCCACGACCTCGCCCTGACCGGCACCCATGTCGGCTGCGAGCACGGCGTGTGCGGCTGCTGCACCGTCCTGCTGGACGGCGCGCCGGTGCGGTCCTGCCTGCTGTTGGCGGTTCAAGCCGAGGGTCACGACGTGACGACCGTCGAGGGCCTGGCTGCTCCCAGCGCACCCCTGCACCCCGTGCAGCAGGCCTTCCACGAATGTCACGGCCTGCAGTGCGGCTTCTGCACGCCCGGCTTTGTGATGTCGGTGGTCGGGCTGCTCCGGCAGCATCCCGAGCCCACGCCCGAGCAGGTCGAGGAGGGCATCGCCGGCAACCTCTGTCGCTGCACCGGCTACGCGTCGATCCGCCGCGCGGTTCGCCGGGCCGCGGAGCTGTCGCAGCGGCCGGGCGCGCGCGGGGCGCGTTCAGGATGA